The following coding sequences are from one Azospirillum sp. TSH100 window:
- a CDS encoding tetratricopeptide repeat protein: MTAADLLDTALPLHRAGRLAEALVLYRRILADDPANADALHLSAIIAHQTGRTAGALANLGAALAVQPDFTTAYNSLGNVLADLGMLDEALNAYSVAIRQDDHYVEAHNNRAAVLQRLGRREEAAEAYTRALTVGPDNLTARFNYGILQRELGQIPPAANAFYAVVQADPSHSAAWRHLAICLRGLGHPDAEVCLRRALEDAPADEELSLELGGLLNGRGAYEAAGGVLAPAVAAHPGNVQLHFSYGTALQGMKRLREAVAQFRLALDREPTMQGACNNLGVALLELGEMGEAARVLRRAVALSPGDAMTVNNHGTSLENRYDLKSDFERAARWYRRALRLRPDYGKALVNLAGVHIARRDPHRAELLYRSAATADPGSVEVHANLAGLLFEHDDLGGAVRMYRRALAIDANNPAALTGYGLALQTLGRIDEAEAVHRRALEIDGRNAEAAGNLGMMLWQYRQDAAAAEPWMDLALSVNPSLNTAHLNRGMLRLSRGELPGGWDGYRRRFWAKGYVNRRIAAPLWQGEDVGGRRLLVWREQGVGDEIMFASCYPSLIARTGHVVIECDRRMVPLFTRSFPRATVRAESVDAAGLETIQPPGVDAHAPAGDLPGYLRGSLSGFEGQAPWLVPDAVLAERWRERLAGLGPGLRVGIGWRSQTMTTERKAAYVMLEHWGPLFAVPGLVFVNLQYDDCEAELRAAEERFGVTIHRWADLDLKDDFDGAAALTANLDLVISPAMSAGELAGALGVPVWRFGARDWTQLGTGARPWFPTMRLFQPNPGEGLEVTLTRMAAELRRTASRRPPGQRPAAQQPDPAGTAKPDGDADRQMAEAVALYRTGAAEAAEVLVRQLLDRQPDHPVALHLGGVLAKRRGSLEEAQVLLTRASAADPQNASAHAALCEVQQGLGQFDAADRSSRACISLQPETVGHWVNRTALLRRIGQVEAARSAVTHALRLRPDLAPAHGHFAELATSPGDSVKAHQIAVSLTPAAADVLSNLGSALHKLLRFDEAARLLEHATRCDPGLAIAWTNRGNALEALGKVAEAEACHRTAIDLAPSLADAHGNLAYLLKQHGRQEEALAAFDAALEADPKHAQARYNRSLLLLETGTLRSGWADHEWRFATPQFRDQRRRLTMRAWRGENIAGRRLLVWREQGVGDELLFASCYEEAMRRAGRLVIECDRRLVPLFARSFPAADVRPETADPRDADLHIAAGSLSRLLRADLKRFPARPSWLVPDPKLVERWGERLGGLAAGAQGPGLRVGIGWRSQLMTADRKAAYVMLEHWGALFAVPGLVFVNLQYGDCEDELRAAEERFGVTIHRWADLDLKDDFDGAAALTANLDLVISPAMSAGELAGALGVPVWRFGARDWTQLGTGARPWFPTMRLFQPSPGEALEATIGAMATALRASAAPRCRAAAPSGADGAGSGDGDPAEPDPDPDGLLERAVAAHRAGALDVAAPLYERVLAGRPRDPVALHLSGLLAHQSGEPGRGEPRIAAAVTEVPDYATAHISLGNVRLALGRPGLAAASFRTALAIQPDSAAALTNLGNALDALGRSEAAVRLQWLAVAADPEVAEAHDNLGVALARLGRWDEAERAHVQAIRCASGLEAAWLNLSVALRRLGRPDAAERAGRHALALVPALADAMANRGRLLRELGDDAGAGFWCDRALMAEPGHAAAALNGGILSLAAGRLAQGWDGYERRFDTRDMASASRLPGAPLWDGGDLSGRRLLVWREQGIGDELMFAQLLPDLIARVGRMGGHILVECDPRFVPLFTRSFPLTTVRPVPAKPDEPSADVDAHIPIGSLSRHLGSTLSAFTRVKPALRADPAAVESWRRRLAGLGEGLRVGIAWRSSQLDPDRMPDYTRTEDWRPVLSLPGLIPINLQYGDCGAELAACEAFGRSPHVFADLDLRNDLDGTAALMSALDLVIAPATSTGELAGALGVPVWRLGRAGDWTALGTGVRPWFPSMRVFRTAPGQRVADLLPSVAAELERFRQAGH; this comes from the coding sequence GTGACCGCCGCCGATCTGCTGGACACCGCACTGCCGCTCCACCGCGCCGGCCGTCTCGCCGAGGCGCTTGTGCTTTACCGCCGGATTCTGGCCGATGATCCGGCAAATGCCGACGCGCTCCACCTGTCGGCGATCATCGCCCACCAGACCGGCCGCACCGCCGGGGCCCTTGCCAATCTCGGGGCCGCATTGGCCGTGCAGCCTGACTTCACCACGGCCTACAACAGTCTCGGCAACGTCCTGGCCGATCTTGGCATGCTGGACGAGGCGCTGAACGCCTATTCGGTCGCGATCCGGCAGGACGACCATTATGTCGAGGCACACAACAACCGCGCCGCCGTGCTTCAGCGGCTCGGCCGACGGGAGGAGGCGGCAGAGGCCTATACCCGTGCGCTGACTGTGGGACCGGACAACCTGACGGCGCGCTTCAATTACGGCATCCTGCAACGGGAACTGGGGCAGATCCCGCCTGCGGCGAACGCCTTCTATGCGGTCGTTCAGGCCGATCCCTCCCATTCCGCCGCATGGCGGCATCTGGCGATCTGCCTGCGCGGGCTGGGTCATCCCGACGCCGAAGTCTGTCTGCGCCGCGCTCTGGAAGACGCGCCGGCTGACGAGGAACTGTCGCTGGAGCTCGGCGGGTTGCTGAACGGCCGCGGTGCCTATGAAGCGGCCGGCGGCGTCCTGGCTCCGGCGGTCGCAGCGCATCCCGGCAATGTGCAGTTGCATTTCAGCTATGGCACCGCCCTGCAGGGCATGAAGAGGCTGAGGGAGGCGGTCGCGCAGTTCCGTCTGGCGCTGGACCGCGAGCCGACGATGCAGGGAGCCTGCAACAATCTGGGTGTGGCCCTGCTCGAGCTGGGCGAGATGGGGGAGGCGGCGCGGGTGCTCCGCCGCGCGGTCGCGCTCAGCCCCGGCGACGCCATGACTGTGAACAACCACGGCACTTCGCTGGAGAACCGCTACGATCTGAAGAGCGATTTCGAGCGGGCGGCGCGCTGGTATCGGCGCGCTCTGCGGCTGCGTCCCGATTACGGGAAGGCGTTGGTCAATCTTGCCGGTGTCCATATCGCAAGGCGAGATCCCCATCGTGCCGAGCTTCTTTATCGCAGTGCCGCCACGGCCGACCCAGGGAGTGTGGAGGTCCATGCCAACCTGGCCGGCCTGCTGTTCGAGCATGACGACCTTGGCGGTGCGGTGCGGATGTACCGGCGCGCCCTGGCGATCGATGCCAACAACCCGGCTGCGCTGACCGGTTACGGTCTCGCCCTCCAGACGCTCGGCCGAATCGACGAGGCGGAAGCGGTCCATCGGCGTGCTCTGGAGATAGACGGCCGCAATGCGGAGGCCGCGGGCAACCTCGGGATGATGCTCTGGCAGTACCGCCAGGACGCTGCCGCCGCCGAACCCTGGATGGACCTTGCCCTGTCGGTCAATCCGTCACTCAACACCGCGCATCTGAACCGCGGCATGCTGCGGCTTTCCCGCGGCGAACTGCCCGGCGGCTGGGATGGATACCGCCGGCGTTTCTGGGCGAAGGGCTATGTGAACCGCCGGATCGCCGCCCCCCTGTGGCAGGGGGAGGATGTCGGCGGACGACGACTGCTGGTGTGGCGGGAACAGGGGGTGGGCGACGAGATCATGTTCGCCTCCTGCTACCCGTCACTGATCGCACGCACGGGGCATGTGGTGATCGAATGCGACCGGCGGATGGTTCCGCTGTTCACGCGGTCCTTTCCCCGGGCGACGGTCAGGGCCGAATCGGTCGACGCCGCCGGCCTCGAAACCATCCAGCCGCCCGGCGTCGATGCCCATGCACCGGCCGGTGACCTGCCGGGATACCTGCGGGGCAGCCTGTCCGGTTTCGAAGGGCAAGCCCCCTGGCTGGTACCGGACGCCGTGCTGGCGGAACGCTGGCGCGAACGGCTGGCGGGCTTGGGACCGGGCCTGCGGGTCGGCATCGGTTGGCGCAGCCAGACGATGACGACCGAGCGCAAGGCCGCCTACGTGATGCTGGAGCATTGGGGACCGCTGTTCGCCGTCCCCGGACTTGTCTTCGTCAATCTGCAATATGACGATTGTGAAGCCGAACTGCGGGCGGCGGAGGAGCGCTTCGGCGTGACGATCCACCGTTGGGCCGACCTCGACCTGAAGGACGATTTCGACGGGGCGGCGGCGCTGACAGCCAACCTGGATCTGGTGATCTCGCCGGCGATGTCGGCGGGCGAACTGGCGGGGGCGCTGGGGGTTCCGGTATGGCGCTTCGGTGCCCGCGACTGGACGCAGCTCGGCACCGGTGCACGCCCCTGGTTTCCGACCATGCGCCTCTTCCAGCCCAATCCCGGCGAAGGGCTGGAGGTGACGCTTACCCGGATGGCGGCGGAATTGCGGCGCACGGCCTCCCGCAGGCCGCCGGGACAGCGGCCTGCGGCACAGCAGCCCGATCCGGCCGGAACCGCGAAGCCGGACGGTGACGCCGACCGCCAGATGGCGGAAGCCGTTGCCCTTTACCGCACCGGTGCTGCGGAAGCGGCGGAGGTGTTGGTGCGGCAACTGCTCGACCGGCAGCCCGATCATCCGGTCGCCCTGCATCTGGGCGGCGTACTGGCAAAGCGGCGTGGCTCGCTGGAGGAGGCACAGGTTCTGCTGACGCGCGCCTCCGCCGCCGACCCGCAGAATGCCTCCGCCCATGCCGCCCTGTGCGAGGTCCAGCAGGGGCTGGGACAGTTCGATGCCGCCGACCGGTCATCGCGCGCCTGCATCTCCCTGCAGCCCGAAACAGTCGGCCATTGGGTCAACCGGACGGCGCTGCTGCGCCGCATCGGGCAGGTGGAAGCGGCCCGCTCCGCAGTGACGCATGCGCTGCGCCTGCGACCCGACCTGGCTCCCGCGCACGGCCATTTTGCCGAGTTGGCGACCAGCCCCGGGGATTCGGTGAAAGCCCACCAAATCGCGGTCAGCCTGACACCGGCGGCGGCGGACGTGCTCAGCAACCTTGGCAGTGCTCTGCATAAACTGCTCCGTTTCGACGAGGCGGCGCGCCTGCTGGAGCACGCGACCCGCTGTGACCCCGGCCTCGCCATTGCCTGGACCAACCGGGGCAATGCCCTGGAGGCTTTGGGCAAGGTTGCGGAGGCGGAGGCCTGCCATCGGACAGCCATCGACCTCGCACCGTCGCTGGCCGACGCGCACGGCAACCTTGCCTATCTGTTGAAGCAGCACGGGAGGCAGGAGGAGGCGCTTGCCGCCTTCGATGCGGCGCTGGAGGCCGATCCGAAGCACGCGCAAGCCCGCTACAACCGGTCCCTCCTGTTGCTGGAGACAGGCACGCTGCGGAGCGGCTGGGCTGATCATGAATGGCGCTTCGCGACGCCGCAGTTCCGGGACCAGCGCCGCCGGCTGACCATGCGGGCGTGGCGTGGCGAGAATATCGCCGGTCGCCGCCTGCTGGTCTGGCGGGAACAGGGGGTGGGGGACGAGCTCCTGTTCGCCTCCTGCTATGAGGAGGCGATGCGCCGCGCCGGGCGGCTGGTAATCGAATGCGACCGGCGGCTGGTGCCGCTGTTCGCGCGCTCCTTCCCCGCTGCCGATGTCAGGCCGGAGACCGCCGATCCGCGCGACGCCGATCTCCACATCGCCGCCGGTAGCCTGTCGCGTCTGCTGCGCGCCGACCTGAAGCGGTTCCCGGCGCGGCCGTCCTGGCTGGTGCCGGACCCGAAGCTGGTGGAGCGCTGGGGCGAGCGGCTGGGGGGGTTGGCGGCTGGGGCGCAGGGGCCGGGCCTGCGGGTCGGCATCGGCTGGCGCAGCCAGTTGATGACCGCCGACCGCAAGGCCGCCTACGTGATGCTGGAGCATTGGGGAGCGCTGTTCGCCGTCCCCGGGCTGGTCTTCGTCAACCTGCAATATGGCGACTGCGAGGACGAACTGCGGGCGGCGGAGGAGCGCTTCGGCGTGACGATCCACCGTTGGGCCGACCTCGACCTGAAGGACGATTTCGACGGGGCGGCGGCGCTGACCGCCAATCTTGATCTGGTGATCTCGCCGGCGATGTCGGCGGGCGAACTGGCGGGGGCGCTGGGGGTTCCGGTGTGGCGGTTCGGCGCCCGCGACTGGACGCAGCTCGGTACCGGCGCGCGCCCCTGGTTTCCGACCATGCGCCTGTTCCAGCCCAGTCCCGGTGAAGCATTGGAGGCCACCATCGGGGCGATGGCGACGGCTTTGCGGGCCAGCGCGGCGCCGCGGTGCAGAGCGGCCGCGCCGTCTGGAGCCGATGGGGCAGGGAGCGGCGATGGTGACCCCGCGGAGCCGGACCCCGACCCGGACGGGTTGCTGGAAAGGGCCGTCGCCGCCCATCGCGCCGGCGCCCTGGATGTCGCTGCCCCCCTTTATGAACGGGTGCTGGCGGGCCGCCCGCGCGACCCTGTCGCACTGCATCTGTCGGGCCTGCTCGCCCACCAGTCCGGGGAGCCCGGGCGAGGGGAGCCGAGGATCGCGGCTGCGGTCACCGAGGTTCCCGATTATGCGACGGCGCATATCAGCCTGGGAAATGTCCGGCTGGCGCTTGGTCGGCCGGGGCTGGCGGCGGCGAGTTTCCGGACCGCACTGGCGATCCAGCCTGACAGCGCGGCGGCCTTGACCAATCTTGGCAACGCGCTTGACGCGCTGGGACGGAGCGAGGCGGCGGTCCGGCTCCAGTGGCTGGCGGTCGCCGCCGACCCGGAGGTCGCGGAGGCGCACGACAATCTGGGCGTGGCGCTGGCCCGGCTGGGCCGCTGGGACGAGGCCGAGCGTGCACATGTACAGGCCATTCGCTGCGCGTCGGGACTGGAGGCGGCATGGCTGAATCTGTCGGTGGCGTTGCGCCGCCTGGGGCGGCCGGACGCGGCGGAACGGGCAGGGCGCCATGCCCTGGCACTGGTCCCGGCTTTGGCTGATGCAATGGCGAACCGGGGCCGGCTGTTGCGCGAACTGGGGGACGATGCCGGGGCGGGATTCTGGTGTGACCGTGCGTTGATGGCGGAACCCGGCCACGCGGCGGCGGCCCTCAACGGCGGGATCCTGTCTCTGGCAGCCGGTCGGCTGGCTCAGGGTTGGGACGGCTATGAGCGCCGCTTCGACACGCGCGACATGGCATCGGCATCACGGCTGCCCGGTGCCCCTCTCTGGGACGGCGGAGACCTGTCGGGGCGGCGCCTTCTGGTCTGGCGTGAGCAGGGGATTGGCGACGAACTGATGTTCGCCCAGCTTCTGCCGGACCTGATCGCCCGTGTCGGGCGGATGGGCGGCCATATCCTGGTCGAATGCGATCCCCGCTTCGTGCCGCTGTTCACCCGCTCCTTCCCGCTGACGACGGTGCGGCCGGTCCCGGCCAAACCGGACGAGCCGTCAGCCGACGTCGATGCTCACATCCCCATCGGATCGCTGTCACGCCATCTCGGCTCCACCCTTTCGGCCTTCACAAGGGTGAAACCGGCCCTGCGGGCCGACCCGGCGGCGGTCGAAAGCTGGCGGCGGCGTCTGGCCGGGTTGGGCGAGGGCCTGCGGGTCGGCATCGCGTGGCGCAGCAGCCAGCTCGACCCGGACCGCATGCCGGACTACACCCGCACCGAGGATTGGCGGCCGGTGCTGAGCCTGCCCGGCCTGATCCCAATCAACCTGCAATATGGCGACTGCGGAGCCGAACTGGCGGCATGCGAGGCCTTCGGCCGCAGCCCGCATGTCTTCGCCGACCTCGACCTGCGCAACGATCTCGACGGTACTGCGGCACTGATGTCGGCGCTCGATCTGGTGATCGCGCCGGCAACCTCCACCGGCGAGCTGGCAGGCGCGCTCGGCGTACCGGTCTGGAGGCTGGGTCGGGCAGGCGATTGGACGGCGCTCGGCACCGGTGTACGTCCCTGGTTCCCATCGATGCGGGTGTTCCGGACCGCTCCCGGTCAGCGGGTGGCGGACCTGTTGCCGTCGGTGGCCGCGGAGCTTGAGCGGTTCCGCCAAGCCGGTCATTAA
- a CDS encoding flagellar biosynthesis repressor FlbT, giving the protein MPLKFVLRPNEKVIINGAVIGAGDRPGSFFLYNTANFLRGREVLKEEQIDSIEKKLYFVIQLVYIFPEDSTLNLQRFASILDETREARPDAAKMLDEIARLVESRNYYRALKLCRKLFKATDGGTFEGATSDDDDTPTADRTP; this is encoded by the coding sequence ATGCCACTCAAGTTCGTGCTTCGTCCCAACGAGAAGGTCATCATCAACGGTGCCGTCATCGGTGCCGGCGACCGTCCGGGCTCGTTCTTCCTCTACAACACCGCCAATTTCCTGCGCGGCCGGGAGGTTCTGAAGGAAGAGCAGATCGATTCCATCGAGAAGAAGCTCTATTTCGTCATTCAGCTCGTCTACATCTTCCCCGAAGATTCGACGCTGAACCTTCAGCGCTTCGCCTCGATCCTCGACGAAACCCGCGAGGCGCGGCCGGACGCCGCCAAGATGCTGGACGAGATCGCGCGTCTGGTCGAAAGCCGCAATTACTATCGGGCGCTGAAGCTCTGCCGCAAGCTGTTCAAGGCGACCGACGGCGGGACATTTGAAGGCGCCACCAGTGACGATGACGACACCCCAACAGCAGATCGGACGCCGTGA
- a CDS encoding flagellin: protein MAGNVTLSSSMRTNLLQLQSTQEQINKKQNILSTGNKVNTALDGPTAFFSAKGLNQRAGDLTSLKDAMGQSISTIQAADKGLTAIDSMVDQAKGLTTAAYAALGNDAASIATRKSLAAQFNTLRGQIDKLAGDSGYGGKNLIAGNGLSMDSTSASRAAVNTITGVDNARVTNVQSADTYSIRIKGDGSIEGKTDDISAAESAHGLTGLKLSGTMSSTSGSFSNVQIEVRGANGRSRDFIVSDGSESRTISYFDNSQTTSTALKTAATTGVAQVSTVNVGGTIEEGDIFTITVEGQSFSYTATKGDVAVGQNAAVNVATNLRNSISTALTGSGRLVGKDLASVSVNASGGTITLTGNSTAGAVTDFSLTSSATNALTKKISESFASGTIVSFTVDRRLLEAANNQGNGISTIEKKVDLQIQVTNSNGAQVTRDGLKDQGDGKLSSGDQAFAFDSGTVHVDVDAKTIKKAASANCSANIITKQISDANSKNDITVQLNETNTNSITVGAVNLTTSGQGLKLDEAQNGWTDRADIDKAVAGLDNAKSTIRSASQSLSTNLNIITTRENFTKEFSDVLTEGASKLTLADQNEEGASLLMLQTRQQLGTIALSLANQSQQSILRLF from the coding sequence ATGGCCGGCAACGTTACCCTGTCCTCTTCAATGCGGACCAACCTGCTGCAGCTGCAAAGCACGCAGGAACAGATCAACAAGAAGCAGAACATCCTGTCGACGGGCAACAAGGTCAACACCGCCCTCGACGGCCCGACCGCCTTCTTCTCGGCCAAGGGTCTGAACCAGCGCGCCGGCGACCTGACGTCGCTGAAGGACGCGATGGGCCAGTCGATCAGCACCATCCAGGCCGCCGACAAGGGCCTGACCGCCATCGACTCCATGGTCGACCAGGCCAAGGGCCTGACCACCGCCGCCTATGCGGCGCTCGGCAACGATGCCGCCTCCATCGCCACCCGCAAATCGCTTGCCGCCCAGTTCAACACGCTGCGTGGCCAGATCGACAAGCTCGCCGGCGACAGCGGTTACGGCGGCAAGAACCTGATCGCCGGCAACGGCCTCAGCATGGACAGCACCAGCGCGTCCCGTGCCGCCGTCAACACCATCACCGGCGTCGACAACGCCCGCGTCACCAACGTGCAGTCGGCCGACACCTACTCGATCCGCATCAAGGGCGACGGTTCGATCGAAGGCAAGACCGACGACATTTCCGCCGCCGAGAGCGCACACGGCCTGACCGGCCTGAAGCTGTCGGGTACGATGTCCAGCACCTCGGGCAGCTTCTCCAACGTCCAGATCGAGGTGCGCGGCGCCAACGGCCGCAGCCGCGATTTCATCGTGTCGGACGGCAGCGAGAGCCGCACGATCTCCTACTTCGACAACTCGCAGACGACCTCGACCGCCCTGAAGACGGCCGCTACGACGGGTGTGGCCCAGGTGTCGACGGTGAATGTCGGCGGCACGATCGAAGAAGGCGACATCTTCACCATCACGGTGGAAGGCCAGTCCTTCAGCTACACGGCGACCAAGGGTGACGTGGCCGTCGGCCAGAACGCCGCGGTCAACGTGGCGACCAATCTGCGCAACTCGATCAGCACGGCCCTCACCGGCAGCGGTCGCCTGGTCGGCAAGGACCTCGCGTCCGTCTCGGTCAACGCCAGCGGCGGCACCATCACGCTCACCGGCAACAGCACCGCCGGCGCGGTGACCGACTTCTCGCTGACTTCCAGCGCCACCAACGCGCTGACCAAGAAGATCTCGGAAAGCTTCGCGTCGGGCACCATCGTGTCCTTCACGGTCGACCGTCGTCTGCTGGAAGCGGCCAACAACCAGGGCAACGGCATCTCGACCATCGAGAAGAAGGTCGACCTGCAAATCCAGGTCACCAACTCCAACGGCGCCCAGGTCACCCGCGACGGCCTGAAAGACCAGGGCGACGGCAAGCTGTCCAGCGGCGACCAGGCCTTTGCCTTCGACAGCGGCACGGTCCATGTGGACGTCGATGCGAAGACGATCAAGAAGGCCGCTTCGGCCAACTGCTCGGCCAACATCATCACCAAGCAGATCTCCGACGCCAACTCGAAGAACGACATCACGGTCCAGCTGAACGAGACGAACACGAACTCGATCACGGTGGGCGCGGTGAACCTGACCACCAGCGGTCAGGGTCTGAAGCTCGACGAAGCACAGAACGGCTGGACGGACCGCGCCGACATCGACAAGGCGGTGGCCGGTCTCGACAACGCAAAGTCAACAATCCGCTCCGCTTCGCAGTCGCTGTCGACCAACCTGAACATCATCACGACCCGTGAGAACTTCACCAAGGAGTTCAGCGACGTGCTGACGGAAGGCGCCAGCAAGCTGACGCTGGCCGACCAGAACGAGGAAGGCGCAAGCCTGCTGATGCTGCAGACCCGTCAGCAGCTCGGCACCATCGCCCTCTCGCTGGCCAACCAGTCGCAGCAGTCGATCCTGCGTCTGTTCTAA
- a CDS encoding 3-oxoacyl-ACP synthase III family protein: MVASRIDGVCVRGVVGCVPERRETVGDLARRFGEDAARKIAAATGIEERRIVAPGQCTSDLAEAAARRLLDGLGWEPGSVDLLILVTQTHDHTLPGTASLLHRRLGLRKGAAVLDLTHGCSGFIYGLWTAGGLLKAAGRRALLLVGDTTSRLVDPEDRAVAPLFGDGAAAVALELDDKAAPMAFDLGSDGAGAPYLAADGGAMRHPDRPARLFMDGTQVFAFTLREVPGSVRAALDGAGWTADMVDHLVLHQANAQMIRHLGQKLGVAADRTVIALREVGNTSSASIPLAIATVLADGLAAGQHRLLLSGFGVGWSWGSAALAVGPLAVCETVELPGSKCPAESAAPASPAP; encoded by the coding sequence ATGGTCGCCAGCCGGATCGACGGGGTGTGCGTACGCGGTGTCGTCGGCTGCGTTCCGGAACGGCGTGAGACGGTCGGGGATCTCGCCCGCCGCTTCGGCGAGGACGCGGCCCGCAAGATCGCCGCCGCCACCGGCATCGAGGAGCGGCGGATCGTCGCTCCCGGCCAATGCACAAGCGATCTCGCCGAGGCCGCCGCCCGCCGTCTGCTCGATGGGCTGGGTTGGGAGCCAGGCAGCGTCGACCTGCTGATTCTCGTGACTCAGACCCACGACCATACATTGCCGGGCACCGCCTCGCTGCTGCACCGGCGGCTCGGGCTGCGCAAGGGCGCGGCGGTGCTCGACCTCACCCATGGCTGCTCCGGCTTCATCTATGGGCTGTGGACCGCCGGCGGGCTTCTGAAGGCGGCCGGGCGGCGGGCTCTGCTGCTGGTCGGCGACACCACCTCGCGGCTGGTCGATCCCGAAGACCGGGCGGTCGCCCCGCTGTTCGGCGATGGCGCTGCCGCCGTCGCTCTGGAACTGGACGACAAGGCGGCACCGATGGCGTTCGATCTGGGCAGCGACGGCGCCGGTGCACCCTATCTGGCGGCGGATGGCGGGGCAATGCGCCATCCCGACCGTCCGGCACGCCTGTTCATGGACGGAACCCAGGTGTTCGCCTTCACCCTGCGCGAGGTGCCGGGCAGCGTGCGCGCCGCATTGGACGGCGCCGGCTGGACCGCGGACATGGTCGATCACCTCGTCCTGCATCAGGCCAACGCCCAGATGATCCGCCATCTGGGACAGAAGTTGGGAGTGGCGGCCGATCGCACCGTCATCGCCCTGCGCGAGGTCGGCAACACCAGTTCCGCCTCCATTCCCCTGGCCATTGCCACGGTGCTGGCCGACGGGCTGGCCGCCGGCCAGCACCGGCTGCTGCTGTCCGGCTTCGGAGTAGGCTGGTCCTGGGGCAGCGCGGCGCTGGCCGTCGGACCGCTGGCGGTGTGCGAAACGGTTGAGCTGCCCGGCAGTAAGTGCCCGGCAGAATCTGCCGCCCCGGCAAGCCCTGCCCCCTGA
- a CDS encoding SDR family NAD(P)-dependent oxidoreductase: protein MTAVDSSPTDSSPAKRHVIVTGGSRGLGLALVEALLADGYRVSTCSRSSSDALELLACPDLFWRPCRIGDGAEVRAFFDAAVAWGGESPLWGLVNNAGIAREGVLATFPEIDAETVIQTNLTGALQAARAFLRAKLVARGAGAQGGRIVNISSIIGQRGYVGLAAYSASKAGLDGLTRALAREVGRRAITVNSVAPGYLDTEMSGTLSDGQRDQIVRRTPLGRLGTAADVVPLVRFLLGDGGGFITGQTLTVDGGITC, encoded by the coding sequence ATGACGGCCGTCGATTCCTCCCCGACCGATTCCTCCCCGGCCAAGCGCCACGTCATCGTCACCGGCGGCAGCCGCGGGCTCGGCCTCGCGCTGGTGGAGGCGCTGCTGGCCGACGGCTACCGGGTCTCCACCTGCAGCCGCTCATCCTCCGACGCGCTGGAACTGCTGGCCTGTCCCGACCTGTTCTGGCGCCCCTGCCGGATCGGCGACGGGGCGGAGGTCCGGGCCTTCTTCGACGCCGCCGTCGCCTGGGGCGGAGAATCGCCGCTGTGGGGGCTGGTCAACAATGCCGGCATTGCCCGCGAAGGCGTGCTGGCGACCTTTCCGGAGATCGATGCCGAGACGGTGATCCAGACCAACCTGACCGGCGCGCTCCAGGCGGCCCGCGCCTTTCTGCGTGCCAAGCTGGTGGCGCGCGGGGCAGGCGCCCAAGGTGGGCGCATCGTCAACATCTCCTCCATCATCGGACAGCGCGGCTATGTCGGGCTGGCTGCCTACTCGGCGTCGAAGGCCGGGCTGGACGGGCTGACGCGGGCACTGGCCCGTGAGGTTGGACGGCGGGCGATCACCGTCAATTCGGTGGCGCCGGGCTATCTCGACACCGAAATGTCGGGCACGCTGTCGGATGGGCAGCGTGACCAGATCGTGCGCCGCACGCCACTGGGCCGGCTGGGCACCGCGGCGGACGTGGTGCCGCTGGTCCGTTTTCTGCTGGGCGACGGCGGTGGCTTCATCACGGGGCAGACCCTGACGGTGGACGGCGGCATCACCTGCTGA